CGGTTTAGTTAACCGACTTTACCAAAATCACggcatataaatatatatatatatatatatatatatatatattttggcgGCTACCAAActttgatataaaataaaaatgggtTTACCATTGGAGATAATGGAATTGTAGATGGTAACGGAGTTAGAGTTTTCGATGTGGATCCCATCGGTGTTGGGACTTAACGGTGGAGCAGTGATGTGAAGGGACTCAACGTGAACTCCTTGACATCCGTCGAATCTGAAATGAAACTGCGGGCTGTTTTTTATCTGTAGACCTTCCACCCTTAGATTCGAGCTCATAAAGAACCTCAAAGCCTGCATGtaattcaattaattatttaactgGTTTAttaataagaatttttttaaattggtCTATAAAGGTTACGTCGAACTTACAATGGGGCTATCGCAAGGACCGGTAACAATTGCTGATTTGTTGACACTCTGTATAGAAATATAGCAaactaattagtaatttaaattctatatgttgatttcattttgaaaacttAAGCGTACTTTTGAAAATTAACTTTAACGAAAATAGagtcataaaacaaaataaaatggtgATTAATTGGAAAATATTCATACTGAAAATGTCGTAATTAATTAGTGTAATTTACCCGGTGAGGTTTACAGGGAAGATCCCACCACTTTTGTCCCCTGCCGTCGATAACTCCTTCGCCTTTCAAAGCCATTCCGTTGACTCTATAGAACACAAGCCATTGTCTCTTACTTATATTGCTCGGCCACGACTCTGGTCCATCGGGTGTTACAATGGTCCCATCCACCTagcaataataataataaaaaatcaaatttacaaacaaaaaatttgaccCAATTATCTAAATGTTGAAAATtaagcttttgaatttttatttagtagAGAACTATTACTTGGAAAAATTGGTAGGAGCGGCAAGGACCAGTGAAAATGGTTGATTGAATCATGAATGTATAGCCGTAAGGAACAAGCAACACTGAATCGGTGTTGTTCTCGTTGTTACAAGATGAGTCCCACGCCGTTTTGAATGCTTCAGTGTCGTCGGTTTCACCGTCTCCCACCGCACCATACTTTCTAACGTTGTAGATTCCGTTGTTGTCATCTGCAGGATCGTCAGAAGGTGAGGGTGGCAGTGACGGTGCCGGTGAGTCAGGGGGACCCGGAGGAGGAGTAGGAGGCTGAGAGATGGAGGAAGATGGTGGCTTTGGTTTAGAGGAGTGGTGGTTATGGTTattatgtttgtgtttctctttgtGGTGATGGTTTCGAGCTTCGCTTAGAGACATTAATGTGAGAATAAGTGTCATGAAACCGAGGACTTGGTTGCGATTATAAGTAGaagttaacatttttcttggcttaaaaatgtctttttttgGTGGTGATTTTGAGGTGAGTGTTTGGAGAAAAAAGTGTGTAAGAATAGAAGTCGCACTCACTAAGTTAAGAAAGCTTCTTGGAAATGTTAATGCAGCAAAAGCAGACAAGTCTGGTTCCTTTATATATACTGCAAGGTCGTGGGCTTATAGGAAGTGGAAACCGATTCCgaaatgttgttttcattttatttttttcaaaatatcaatttttaacAAGTGGTGTATTGATAAAGCTTACCGGGTTTTTTGGGGGTTTATTGATTATGACTGTTACTATGGTTGTGACTTACTGTAAAATtgcatattttattattttttattgtgaGGAGAAAAAAGTCACCTTTGTGATGAGCTATTGAGCTTATCGTGGAACAAAAATAACTCTGCATTGTGAGTGTTTTTAAGTAGGGTGTTGTGAGTGATTTTATGATAGTTTAAGTATAATTGGCTTAAAACTCTGCTTGAAAAAttgttactttttaattttagaagtCTTAACATCTCTAAAACATACaccatttttttctgttttcttttgggtttctttcattttatacaaaaaatactCAAGCAAAACGAATACGTTATCTAGTATGAAATTGGGCTGTATTCACTATTCACAATCTTACAATTTGTTATTCCGACGGATATTAATCAATGAGTCTAAACTCCTCACGGAGATTATTCACAATCTTACTATTTTTTACAGTATATGATTTTATTCACACCTTACCAATGGAGTTTAGTAATACCTGTTATCCTCTTTTAGTTAGTTTAATTTATCCCCACTTTGAAAGTCTTTTTCCGGTGGATATGTATATAGGACAGTTTCTTCAATACACGACGAAACATCAAACATATAACATGTAAAAAGAATTATTCTCCACTAGGGATAATTGGGAAAACATATGAAATGCAtctcttaaatattttatttatagagtttcgttttttttttttaaacaaggaaaacaagaagagaatgtCCACGAGTGGGTTATATCTAACTTCTTTCGGCTTCTTCAGTGGCCCAAATCctttttcatgtattttttttatatctacaGAAAAGGTAAGGAACACATGAATTGTTAAATACATGGATAAATTCATTGGTTTAtcactcaaaataaaatataaccGACCAACCATTATTGATTGTATACCCAGAAAACACTATTGAGTATTGTCTGATCGTATTTGAGAATTTCACCGCCCATCTCTACACTTTTCGGTGGAAACCAATTATGTTTGGTCTCTCATCTCAtattcctttctcttttttgccacttttccaaaaaaagagttataatatttgtagCACATAAACTGAATCCATTGGATTGTTGATATCTAACCCCTATATCTAACCCCTAAACTTAAGATATGTATAGTTATATCTTATATTCAATTACTTATCTATAATTGTGGTTACATTTATTTAGTTTGATAAATTAACTAACGAAAAAGTGGAATAAACCATACAACAGAAAAGCgtaagaaaatgataattacACTAACTTATCTTAGTTATTTCTAATCTAgaaatttgtattaatatgCGCCACCACctgaatttaaatttgtatattgcGTATTGTTGAAAAAGGTAATTAATTTTAGCTAGTTATTTGCAAAACTACGATTACTGATTTGGCTTAAGTTTTGACCAATTATCCTGATCATCGtgataaaatattattctgTTAAACAACATGCtggtaaataaaaataaaaattattttactgATTAATTAGTGTTATAAGAAGcattattttgaaaacaaaactagaacgcttattcttctcttcatccaattaactttcatattttcaaagaCCAACTATTTTATGTATAATCAATATTTATCAACCAACCTCATTTAcctaatttttcctttttaggATATTCAGTTAAGTCACTCTAAGAATATCATATAAGAGCATAATgataatgtatttttattttcaacaagAGAATAATGAATTATACGTGCAGCTTCTGACCTCATCCTCCACACAGAAATGGCGGCTATAATGCGACATACTAAAGCTAATATTTATTGCCAAAAGAATTGCTTAGGCTAAGTACGGACAAATTATAAACATCATAATTAAATTGTGTACTAAATAGGTATAtgcgtgtgtgtgtgtatcaaaaggaaagaagttttttcacataaaaaatgtttgtgtaaccaaaaagaaagcgTTAGAAGACAAGATAGTTTGTCCAATCAAATttactacatatataattaattagtaatatcttaatatttaaaagtgtaaatataaattttaaaattctgtAATGTCCAAAGATATTGTAAAACTTATTCTTGTTATATTATTCTCTGAGATAACTGACCTATTTgagtatttatttatagtctacaagagaaaaacaaaagtggaatctatatattttctcaaGAATATGCTGTAGTAAAACTTTGAACTACACTAATATTAAGATcgtttttcttaacaaaatgAGCGTATAGATATGTTATAACCTTATAATGTATTTTTGGAATAGTATGTTATTTGGTCACATCTGTCGAATAGTGTGTTGAAAATAGAAGGTAAAGTCACAATCTAAGATGGAGGTTGATATGAACTAGTTGGTCCATATACGGCAAGAGGCTATGTCAATTGCTTAAGAATACCTATAAGACTCTAAATGTCTATGGCTACTTTAAGAGGATGGAAGATATTGCATGCTTCTTTACAAGGATACATACATAGATAGATTCATATACATGTATGTATAACATCGTGGGGTTTGTGAAATAGGATATTATGAAAGAAGTTACATACACATATACACATGTGTTTTTAACATTGTGAGTGTGATTGTGTGAATAGAAGATATATTGGCTCTTCAAACTTCTGCCCCAATCTAGAGGATTTGGTAGATATACACTTTGCTTCATTTCGAGTGCACGTCTCCATAGTCCATACTTTGCTCCATCTTCTAATTTATCCAACAATTTTCATCTTTAAGAGGTAAATATAAGTAGAAGTGTTTCCAATTCATTGTGGGTTGaccaataatattattgaCTGTGTTATTATCTTCGTTCTATATAAACCAAAGCTTAGTAGAAAacttaaatttgaatttcgtTTGTGTAgtttatacttaaaaaaatactgttcaattgaaataaaatgGGTAGACTAAATTAAAGTTGTGGCCACAATACAATGTTTATTACTTAGGCggctgttttttttaaaataatattatagtGAAATAACTCAAGATTTTCATGTAgatatataaagtatattttaaatggTGCATTGAAAAGTTCATGTAGGTCTCAAATTTTTGTGAGCTTATCATTGAGTTTGagttcttgtttcttggtgTCTTGGAATCTGgattcttatttttgtaagCTTATCATCGATTTTCtgaacaaaaatttaaatttccgAATTTCTCAATATCAACAAGTCTGGAACCCTATataaattgaagaaacaatTATTTCAACCGC
This sequence is a window from Arabidopsis thaliana chromosome 1 sequence. Protein-coding genes within it:
- a CDS encoding Pectin lyase-like superfamily protein (Pectin lyase-like superfamily protein; FUNCTIONS IN: polygalacturonase activity; INVOLVED IN: carbohydrate metabolic process; EXPRESSED IN: stem, root, stamen, seed; EXPRESSED DURING: 4 anthesis, E expanded cotyledon stage; CONTAINS InterPro DOMAIN/s: Pectin lyase fold/virulence factor (InterPro:IPR011050), Glycoside hydrolase, family 28 (InterPro:IPR000743), Pectin lyase fold (InterPro:IPR012334), Parallel beta-helix repeat (InterPro:IPR006626); BEST Arabidopsis thaliana protein match is: Pectin lyase-like superfamily protein (TAIR:AT4G01890.1); Has 5413 Blast hits to 5130 proteins in 651 species: Archae - 6; Bacteria - 1539; Metazoa - 261; Fungi - 1343; Plants - 1850; Viruses - 100; Other Eukaryotes - 314 (source: NCBI BLink).); the protein is MLTSTYNRNQVLGFMTLILTLMSLSEARNHHHKEKHKHNNHNHHSSKPKPPSSSISQPPTPPPGPPDSPAPSLPPSPSDDPADDNNGIYNVRKYGAVGDGETDDTEAFKTAWDSSCNNENNTDSVLLVPYGYTFMIQSTIFTGPCRSYQFFQVDGTIVTPDGPESWPSNISKRQWLVFYRVNGMALKGEGVIDGRGQKWWDLPCKPHRSVNKSAIVTGPCDSPIALRFFMSSNLRVEGLQIKNSPQFHFRFDGCQGVHVESLHITAPPLSPNTDGIHIENSNSVTIYNSIISNGDDCVSIGSGSYDVDIRNLTCGPGGHGISIGSLGNHNSRACVSNITVRDSVIKYSDNGVRIKTWQGGSGSVSGVTFNNIHVDSVRNPIIIDQYYCMTKDCANKTSAVFVSDIAYQGIKGTYDIRSPPMHFGCSDAVPCTNLTLSDIELLPAKGEIVLDPFCWNAYGIAEELSIPPVWCLMSDPPKGLQGSLVDKCGSS